One segment of Pandoraea pnomenusa DNA contains the following:
- a CDS encoding 2-hydroxychromene-2-carboxylate isomerase, whose product MTSAIDFYFDFASPYGYFASTCIDDIASKNGRGVAWHPILLDIVYKVNGTGAPVQHPIKTEYLRHDVERTARFHKIPYKRPTHFPIPTQAAERAVLWVQDHRGGDLSAEFAKSIFTALYVDDVNIGDPAELVRIGESLGIDGAALDAGMHSPAAKDHLKAEIDLAMARGVFGSPFVIVDGEPFWGFDRFAQVEACLKHGKL is encoded by the coding sequence ATGACGTCCGCTATCGACTTTTATTTCGACTTCGCATCCCCGTATGGGTATTTTGCGAGCACCTGCATCGATGACATCGCCTCGAAGAACGGGCGCGGTGTCGCGTGGCATCCGATCCTGCTCGACATCGTCTACAAGGTGAACGGTACGGGGGCGCCGGTGCAGCATCCGATCAAGACCGAGTATCTGCGGCACGATGTGGAGCGCACCGCTCGCTTTCACAAGATTCCATACAAGCGCCCGACGCATTTCCCGATTCCCACCCAGGCGGCCGAGCGCGCCGTGCTTTGGGTGCAGGACCATCGCGGCGGCGACCTGTCCGCGGAGTTTGCCAAGTCGATCTTCACGGCGTTGTACGTCGACGACGTGAACATCGGCGATCCGGCGGAACTGGTGCGGATCGGCGAGTCGCTGGGCATCGACGGCGCGGCACTCGACGCGGGCATGCATTCCCCGGCGGCGAAGGATCATCTCAAGGCCGAGATCGACCTGGCGATGGCGCGCGGCGTGTTCGGTTCGCCGTTCGTCATCGTGGACGGCGAGCCGTTCTGGGGGTTCGACCGCTTCGCACAGGTCGAGGCCTGCCTGAAGCACGGCAAGCTCTGA